One region of Heptranchias perlo isolate sHepPer1 unplaced genomic scaffold, sHepPer1.hap1 HAP1_SCAFFOLD_128, whole genome shotgun sequence genomic DNA includes:
- the LOC137308305 gene encoding LOW QUALITY PROTEIN: interferon-induced very large GTPase 1-like (The sequence of the model RefSeq protein was modified relative to this genomic sequence to represent the inferred CDS: inserted 1 base in 1 codon; substituted 1 base at 1 genomic stop codon), with translation MEDSIHRERICTAHRRNSDQRVCPSTESTGAEISISGRDKCTQLLTKLGLQEFYPNKLSLDKVLEISAETLEDKVPALPADIPWCFLRMLMVANSTARTIKLRPTAGLTQDAVVEDDLNFFPPFPSPKTTAAPFNPLDIISAXQELVLKMSLCQFAVPILLPHLEERPTFLLRPMRSIVRRYRPQSMKKNAGLMEXCMATADIPTFAFARLGRCSASKSKILNNIFSNSQQHQNYFVHSDMSSGNTPRMVSDGLIEMCWYLPGGSKDVDIIPEPLAIMNLRGNAQELPEHVQFLTKAVTAVFIFIDHLNKEVETFLSSYVQIPQKLFLLRGQECVKVTSLQVVASVARESEFLVDEDEFQFSEVRKMSEEILNSILSENIKEFKERHLYFQGIVWKEISDGEKELCRLRCLGSRGREEEIVADYVGELKKARHELSERLVNRGVSDLMSKMIRVLQTTSDKRKLFINWLKCELDSRSCTVLHDLHQQHIKLNQESQKQTQNPDIQKQLTELGKKLIDSSLGLEHFLREMGLIYEMFLTSENIPPDIRTSPAIAADLMLDGFPLELMDGDVSNIPVEWVAAVFEEVEKEVGPCRLFVVSVLGVQSTGKSTLLNTMFGLQFAVGCGRCTRGVYMQLIKTTGQIQKHGCDFILFLDTEGLKAQELALAGGTHEHDNELATLVSGLSDLTLINMSTENASEMKEVLQIVVHAFICMRIVGKRPNCQFIHQNIGDVSAYQKNVINRKMMHEELDEMTRIAAKAENCNFSKFSDVLDYDPETNNWYIPGLWCGTPPMAAVNIGYSQKVTELKQNILQYFLKRKPSTITEFISWMRSTWNAVKHENFIFSFRNCLVANAYNQLSVKYSDLEWKMRSEVYSWLETAHKRIHNCKGNLQELHETLNNEVLKVIAEKKTQMLNEMKDYFNSDTNQAHLVEDFKAEMTLSFESVCLDLETHTKKKCGAAVIRQESFNQLNNVLCGYLDKIQEQVDQHLQVLKLKPTEQSESELSEAFGNMWLKTIPSIHFEPVAINIERDMENSLRNNMRTRGSILTEKLASGHSLRHLSEMEWRITKQHIDASKTSFMKTFAEKAYKFSSNVKDCILYQKKGNLEKDEMESWVETECLAEADVRAERLISQCKDYVQEMVKKGNGYDPQLCKELLRELDEKLQKFDGETFKANELFRTDVKIHICGFAVQRFQEMHERFSDEHNPLKRLKGDRKYYFAIFKMLYSAKDQSEPCAKLFCDSILTPALLAALDQRLGLAIVDHIRNEGKTEFQSRRNLQVGIMLDLKKQNSFAEYCRYIEQTQTFEQDWVKKQVLNHCKSIKRRQPVLYWVAAEILQQKINLIQTTIEDIIKSSTDDIENFLDEFKQRLGEHIVFPLSMLENNSAFKNAPSFVTKLTISIVDLKRRLLQSVEQWDVEKKVSGLPTDPSKELYQMLSGCGEHCPFCRVSCDLTSNTHAEHSATYHWSQGIGGCYWRPSKELVTESCPAIATELYWYRTERETYWRRFVRNVKERFFRMAFIETRCNRLNPWNIPVAPEAEVPPYWKWVFYTYNKEFAEKYKADPATKISHWNIPWEKIRTDIETEYHVKTSQFSLSPQP, from the exons ATGGAAGATTCAATTCACAGAGAAAGGATTTGCACTGCTCACCGTCGGAATTCTGATCAAAGAGTATGTCCCTCCACAGAAAGCACAGGTGCTGAAATAAGTATCTCTGGTCGGGATAAATGTACACAGCTACTGACAAAGCTGGGGCTGCAGGAATTCTACCCAAACAAACTGTCCCTTGACAAAGTACTGGAGATTAGTGCAGAGACCCTGGAAGATAAAGTACCAGCCCTACCTGCAGACATTCCCTGGTGtttcctcaggatgttgatggtggcgaaTTCCACCGCAAGAACCATCAAACTTCGACCAACAGCCGGTTTGACACAAGATGCGGTGGTGGAAGATGACCTGAActttttcccaccttttcccagtcCAAAGACCACGGCAGCACCTTTCAACCCATTAGACATCATTTCCG AACAGGAGCTGGTTTTGAAAATGTCCTTGTGTCAGTTTGCGGTGCCAATATTATTACCCCATCTCGAAGAGAGACCAACTTTTCTTTTGCGGCCAATGCGTTCCATTGTGAGAAGGTACCGGCCTCAGTCAATGAAAAAGAATGCTGGACTCATGGAGTAATGCATGGCGACGGCAGATATCCCAACCTTTGCTTTCGCCCGACTCGGTCGCTGCTCGGCCTcaaaatcaaaaatattaaataacATTTTTAGCAACTCCCAACAGCACCAGAATTATTTTGTCCATTCAGATATGAGTTCTGGCAATACACCTCGAATGGTCTCAGATGGCCTGATCGAAATGTGTTGGTATTTGCCCGGTGGCAGTAAAGATGTCGATATCATTCCAGAACCACTGGCCATAATGAACCTCCGGGGCAATGCCCAAGAGTTGCCTGAACACGTCCAGTTCCTGACAAAAGCCGTTACCGCTGTCTTCATTTTTATTGATCATTTGAACAAAGAAGTAGAAACCTTTCTGTCATCCTATGTCCAGATTCCACAGAAGTTGTTTTTATTA CGAGGCCAGGAGTGCGTGAAGGTAACGAGCCTGCAAGTGGTGGCTTCAGTGGCGAGAGAAAGTGAGTTTCTGGTAGATGAAGACGAGTTTCAGTTTTCAGAAGTCAGGAAAATGTCAGAAGAAATTCTTAATTCGATTCTGAGTGAAAATATTAAAGAGTTCAAAGAAAGACATTTGTATTTCCAGGGGATTGTTTGGAAAGAGATTTCGGATGGAGAGAAGGAGCTGTGTCGGTTAAGGTGCCTCGGGAGCAGGGGGCGggaggaggaaattgtggctgatTATGTTGGTGAACTGAAGAAGGCGAGACATGAACTTAGTGAGCGGCTGGTAAATAGAGGAGTGTCAGATTTGATGAGTAAGATGATCAGAGTACTCCAGACCACCAGCGACAAAAGGAAACTCTTTATCAATTGGCTGAAATGTGAACTGGATTCCAGGTCATGCACAGTACTGCATGATCTACATCAACAGCACATCAAATTGAACCAAGAGTCTCAGAAGCAAACCCAAAATCCAGATATTCAGAAACAACTAACTGAACTCGGTAAGAAGCTTATCGACAGTTCATTGGGTCTGGAGCATTTCCTCCGTGAAATGGGGCTCATTTATGAAATGTTTCTGACATCAGAGAATATTCCTCCAGATATCAGAACGTCTCCTGCCATAGCGGCTGATCTGATGCTGGACGGTTTCCCACTCGAGCTCATGGATGGAGATGTGTCCAACATACCCGTGGAGTGGGTCGCCGCCGTGTTTGAAGAAGTTGAGAAGGAAGTTGGACCTTGTCGTCTTTTTGTTGTGTCGGTGCTGGGAGTCCAGAGTACAGGCAAGTCCACTCTTCTGAACACAATGTTTGGCTTGCAGTTTGCAGTCGGATGCGGACGGTGCACTCGCGGAGTTTACATGCAGCTCATTAAAACCACCGGCCAGATCCAGAAGCATGGCTGCGATTTCATCCTGTTCCTCGATACAGAGGGTTTGAAAGCTCAAGAACTCGCCCTTGCTGGTGGCACACATGAACACGATAATGAACTGGCCACACTGGTGTCTGGCTTAAGCGATTTAACATTAATAAATATGTCAACAGAGAATGCTTCAGAGATGAAGGAGGTGCTACAAATTGTGGTCCATGCATTTATTTGCATGAGAATAGTCGGGAAAAGACCCAATTGTCAATTTATCCACCAAAATATTGGAGACGTGTCTGCGTATCAGAAGAACGTGATAAATCGGAAAATGATGCACGAGGAGCTGGATGAGATGACCAGGATCGCGGCTAAAGCTGAGAATTGTAACTTTTCAAAGTTCTCTGATGTGTTAGATTATGATCCTGAGACAAACAACTGGTACATTCCAGGGCTGTGGTGTGGGACCCCACCGATGGCCGCAGTTAATATTGGATATAGCCAGAAAGTGACAGAACTGAAACAGAACATTTTGCAGTATTTCCTCAAAAGGAAACCTTCCACCATCACCGAGTTCATCAGTTGGATGAGAAGCACGTGGAACGCTGTGAAACATGAAAATTTCATTTTCAGTTTCAGGAACTGTCTGGTTGCGAACGCCTACAACCAACTCTCTGTGAAGTACTCGGACCTGGAATGGAAGATGCGGAGTGAGGTATATTCCTGGCTGGAGACAGCACACAAACGAATTCACAACTGTAAGGGAAATCTTCAAGAACTACACGAAACTTTGAACAACGAAGTTTTAAAAGTGATCGCCGAAAAGAAAACTCAAATGCTGAATGAAATGAAAGATTATTTCAACAGTGACACTAACCAAGCACATCTGGTTGAGGATTTTAAGGCAGAGATGACGCTGAGTTTTGAGTCAGTGTGTCTGGATCTTGAAACGCACACAAAGAAGAaatgtggggcagcagtgatcagaCAAGAAAGTTTCAATCAATTAAACAATGTTTTGTGTGGCTACTtagataaaatacaagaacaagtTGATCAACATTTACAAGTCTTGAAACTGAAACCAACAGAACAAAGTGAAAGTGAACTCAGCGAGGCGTTTGGAAACATGTGGCTGAAAACAATACCATCAATACATTTCGAGCCTGTGGCGATCAATATCGAGAGAGACATGGAAAATAGCTTGAGAAATAATATGAGGACACGTGGGAGTATACTTACAGAGAAGCTGGCGTCCGGCCATAGCCTCCGTCATCTGAGCGAGATGGAGTGGAGAATTACTAAGCAGCACATTGACGCAAGCAAAACATCTTTCATGAAAACATTTGCAGAAAAAGCATATAAATTTTCTAGTAATGTTAAAGATTGTATCTTGTATCAAAAGAAAGGAAACTTGGAAAAGGATGAAATGGAATCATGGGTGGAAACCGAGTGCTTAGCAGAAGCAGATGTGAGAGCTGAGAGATTGATATCACAATGCAAAGACTATGTGCAAGAGATGGTGAAGAAAGGGAACGGGTACGATCCGCAACTCTGCAAAGAACTTCTCAGAGAACTGGATGAAAAATTACAGAAATTCGATGGCGAAACATTCAAGGCCAATGAGCTGTTCAGGACAGATGTGAAAATCCACATCTGTGGCTTTGCAGTTCAGAGATTTCAGGAGATGCACGAGCGATTCTCTGATGAACATAATCCACTAAAGAGGCTAAAAGGTGATAGAAAATATTACTTTGCAATATTTAAAATGCTCTACTCTGCAAAGGACCAGAGTGAGCCATGTGCCAAGCTATTCTGTGATTCCATCCTAACACCTGCCTTGTTGGCTGCTCTTGACCAGCGACTGGGATTGGCGATTGTAGATCACATCAGGAATGAGGGAAAAACAGAATTCCAATCACGCAGAAACCTACAAGTGGGCATTATGCTAGATCTGAAAAAGCAAAATAGCTTCGCCGAGTACTGTCGATACATTGAACAGACTCAAACCTTCGAACAAGATTGGGTGAAAAAGCAAGTACTGAATCATTGCAAAAGCATAAAGAGGAGACAACCCGTCCTCTATTGGGTAGCTGCGGAAATTCTGCAGCAAAAAATAAATCTAATACAAACAACGATTGAAGACATTATAAAAAGTTCTACCGATGATATTGAAAACTTCTTGGATGAATTCAAACAGAGACTTGGAGAACACATCGTGTTCCCACTGAGCATGCTCGAAAACAACAGTGCTTTCAAAAACGCTCCAAGCTTTGTCACTAAATTGACCATTTCAATCGTGGATTTGAAAAGACGCCTCCTGCAAAGTGTTGAGCAATGGGATGTTGAAAAGAAGGTGTCAGGTCTTCCGACAGATCCTTCCAAGGAGCTCTACCAGATGTTGTCTGGGTGCGGGGAGCATTGCCCATTCTGCCGAGTATCCTGTGACCTCACCAGTAATACCCATGCAGAGCATTCTGCTACATATCACTGGTCACAGGGCATTGGAGGCTGTTACTGGAGACCAAGCAAGGAACTAGTGACGGAAAGCTGCCCAGCGATAGCCACCGAATTGTATTGGTACCGAACAGAAAGAGAAACTTATTGGCGAAGATTTGTGCGAAACGTGAAGGAACGATTTTTTCGTATGGCCTTTATAGAAACACGGTGCAACCGATTGAATCCCTGGAACATCCCTGTAGCTCCGGAGGCTGAGGTACCACCTTATTGGAAATGGGTGTTTTACACCTATAACAAGGAGTTCGCAGAGAAATACAAGGCGGACCCTGCAACAAAGATTTCCCATTGGAACATCCCGTGGGAGAAGATAAGGACAGACATAGAAACGGAATATCATGTGAAGACTAGTCAATTCTCTTTGTCTCCTCAACCTTAG
- the LOC137308307 gene encoding 5,6-dihydroxyindole-2-carboxylic acid oxidase-like: protein MNYRRLRQCLEDYDTLGTICSGTEGGPIRWNPGGNVARPMVQRLPDAQDVAQCLDISSYDTPPFYSNSTDSFRNTVEGYSDLSGRYDPAVRSLHNLAHLFLNGTGGQTHLSPYDPIFVLLHTFTDAIFDEWLKRSNADLSIFPFENAPIGHNRGYNRVPFWPPVTNVEIFITAPENLGYTYEVPWPNRTLSLLEMITVGIVAALVLVAVVFTVSMLALRRRRRNLAASELNQPLLETLYQHYS from the exons TTTGGAAGACTATGATACCCTCGGAACTATATGCAGTGGCACTGAGGGTGGTCCTATTCGGTGGAATCCAGGTGGGAATGTTGCTCGACCGATGGTGCAGCGTCTACCTGATGCCCAGGATGTAGCACAATGTTTAGACATCTCCTCTTACGACACACCACCTTTCTACTCCAATTCAACCGATAGTTTCCGAAACACGGTGGAAGGTTATAGTGATCTTTCAGGAAGGTATGATCCAGCAGTTCGCAGTTTGCATAATCTGGCACATTTATTTCTTAATGGAACTGGTGGGCAAACCCACTTGTCCCCATATGACCCTATCTTTGTGTTGTTGCATACATTTACTGATGCAATATTTGATGAGTGGTTGAAGAGGAGTAATGCAG aTTTATCTATCTTTCCATTTGAAAATGCTCCCATAGGACATAACCGAGGGTACAATAGGGTTCCCTTTTGGCCTCCTGTAACCAATGTAGAAATTTTTATCACAGCACCTGAAAACCTTGGCTACACCTATGAAGTTCCATGGCCAAATCGTACACTCTCATTGTTGGAAATGATAACGGTGGGGATTGTGGCAGCTCTCGTGTTGGTTGCTGTTGTTTTCACGGTCTCCATGTTAGCTTTACGCAGAAGAAGAAGAAACTTGGCTGCAAGTGAACTGAACCAACCTCTCTTAGAAACTCTGTATCAGCACTACTCATAA